A single Vicugna pacos chromosome 15, VicPac4, whole genome shotgun sequence DNA region contains:
- the PPM1B gene encoding protein phosphatase 1B isoform X2 encodes MGAFLDKPKTEKHNAHGAGNGLRYGLSSMQGWRVEMEDAHTAVVGIPHGLEDWSFFAVYDGHAGSRVANYCSTHLLEHITNNEDFRAAGKSGSALEPSVENVKNGIRTGFLKIDEYMRNFSDLRNGMDRSGSTAVGVMISPKHVYFINCGDSRAVLYRNGQVCFSTQDHKPCNPREKERIQNAGGSVMIQRVNGSLAVSRALGDYDYKCVDGKGPTEQLVSPEPEVYEILRAEEDEFIILACDGIWDVMSNEELCEFVKSRLEVSDDLENVCNWVVDTCLHKGSRDNMSIVLVCFSNAPKVSDEAVRKDSELDKYLESRVEEIMKKSGEGGMPDLAHVVRILSAENIPNLPPGGGLAGKRNVIEAVYSRLNPHRESDGFEPSIVYLDGLFTF; translated from the exons ATGGGTGCATTTTTGGATAAACCTAAAACTGAGAAACATAATGCTCATGGTGCTGGGAATGGTTTACGTTATGGCCTGAGCAGCATGCAAGGATGGAGAGTGGAAATGGAAGATGCACACACAGCTGTTGTAGGTATTCCTCACGGCTTGGAGGACTGGTCATTTTTTGCAGTTTATGATGGTCACGCTGGATCCCGAGTAGCAAATTATTGCTCAACACATTTATTAGAACACATCACTAATAACGAAGACTTTAGGGCAGCTGGAAAATCAGGATCTGCTCTTGAGCCTTCAGTGGAAAACGTCAAGAATGGTATCAGAACTGGCTTTTTGAAAATCGATGAATACATGCGTAACTTTTCAGACCTCAGAAATGGCATGGACAGGAGCGGTTCAACTGCCGTGGGAGTTATGATTTCACCTAAGCATGTCTACTTTATCAACTGTGGCGATTCACGTGCTGTTCTGTATAGGAATGGACAAGTCTGCTTTTCTACCCAGGATCACAAACCTTGCAACCCAAGGGAGAAGGAGCGAATCCAAAATGCAGGAGGCAGCGTAATGATACAGCGTGTTAATGGATCGTTAGCAGTATCTCGTGCTCTGGGGGACTATGATTACAAGTGTGTTGATGGCAAGGGTCCAACAGAACAACTTGTTTCTCCAGAGCCTGAGGTTTATGAAATTTTAAGAGCAGAAGAGGATGAGTTTATCATCTTGGCTTGTGATGGGATCTGGGATGTTATGAGTAATGAGGAGCTCTGTGAATTTGTTAAATCTAGGCTTGAGGTATCTGATGACCTGGAAAATGTGTGCAATTGGGTAGTGGACACTTGTTTACATAAG GGAAGTCGAGATAACATGAGTATTGTACTAGTTTGCTTTTCAAATGCCCCCAAGGTCTCAGACGAAGCAGTGAGAAAAGATTCAGAGTTGGATAAGTACTTGGAATCACGGGTAGAAG AAATTATGAAGAAGTCTGGTGAGGGAGGAATGCCTGATCTTGCCCATGTCGTGCGCATCTTGTCTGCAGAAAATATCCCAAATTTGCCTCCTGGGGGAGGTCTTGCTGGCAA GCGCAACGTTATTGAAGCTGTTTATAGTAGGCTGAATCCACATAGAGAAAGTGATGgg
- the PPM1B gene encoding protein phosphatase 1B isoform X3, with the protein MGAFLDKPKTEKHNAHGAGNGLRYGLSSMQGWRVEMEDAHTAVVGIPHGLEDWSFFAVYDGHAGSRVANYCSTHLLEHITNNEDFRAAGKSGSALEPSVENVKNGIRTGFLKIDEYMRNFSDLRNGMDRSGSTAVGVMISPKHVYFINCGDSRAVLYRNGQVCFSTQDHKPCNPREKERIQNAGGSVMIQRVNGSLAVSRALGDYDYKCVDGKGPTEQLVSPEPEVYEILRAEEDEFIILACDGIWDVMSNEELCEFVKSRLEVSDDLENVCNWVVDTCLHKGSRDNMSIVLVCFSNAPKVSDEAVRKDSELDKYLESRVEEIMKKSGEGGMPDLAHVVRILSAENIPNLPPGGGLAGKRNVIEAVYSRLNPHRESDGGAGDLEDPW; encoded by the exons ATGGGTGCATTTTTGGATAAACCTAAAACTGAGAAACATAATGCTCATGGTGCTGGGAATGGTTTACGTTATGGCCTGAGCAGCATGCAAGGATGGAGAGTGGAAATGGAAGATGCACACACAGCTGTTGTAGGTATTCCTCACGGCTTGGAGGACTGGTCATTTTTTGCAGTTTATGATGGTCACGCTGGATCCCGAGTAGCAAATTATTGCTCAACACATTTATTAGAACACATCACTAATAACGAAGACTTTAGGGCAGCTGGAAAATCAGGATCTGCTCTTGAGCCTTCAGTGGAAAACGTCAAGAATGGTATCAGAACTGGCTTTTTGAAAATCGATGAATACATGCGTAACTTTTCAGACCTCAGAAATGGCATGGACAGGAGCGGTTCAACTGCCGTGGGAGTTATGATTTCACCTAAGCATGTCTACTTTATCAACTGTGGCGATTCACGTGCTGTTCTGTATAGGAATGGACAAGTCTGCTTTTCTACCCAGGATCACAAACCTTGCAACCCAAGGGAGAAGGAGCGAATCCAAAATGCAGGAGGCAGCGTAATGATACAGCGTGTTAATGGATCGTTAGCAGTATCTCGTGCTCTGGGGGACTATGATTACAAGTGTGTTGATGGCAAGGGTCCAACAGAACAACTTGTTTCTCCAGAGCCTGAGGTTTATGAAATTTTAAGAGCAGAAGAGGATGAGTTTATCATCTTGGCTTGTGATGGGATCTGGGATGTTATGAGTAATGAGGAGCTCTGTGAATTTGTTAAATCTAGGCTTGAGGTATCTGATGACCTGGAAAATGTGTGCAATTGGGTAGTGGACACTTGTTTACATAAG GGAAGTCGAGATAACATGAGTATTGTACTAGTTTGCTTTTCAAATGCCCCCAAGGTCTCAGACGAAGCAGTGAGAAAAGATTCAGAGTTGGATAAGTACTTGGAATCACGGGTAGAAG AAATTATGAAGAAGTCTGGTGAGGGAGGAATGCCTGATCTTGCCCATGTCGTGCGCATCTTGTCTGCAGAAAATATCCCAAATTTGCCTCCTGGGGGAGGTCTTGCTGGCAA GCGCAACGTTATTGAAGCTGTTTATAGTAGGCTGAATCCACATAGAGAAAGTGATGgg GGTGCTGGAGATCTAGAAGACCCATGGTAG
- the PPM1B gene encoding protein phosphatase 1B isoform X1, which produces MGAFLDKPKTEKHNAHGAGNGLRYGLSSMQGWRVEMEDAHTAVVGIPHGLEDWSFFAVYDGHAGSRVANYCSTHLLEHITNNEDFRAAGKSGSALEPSVENVKNGIRTGFLKIDEYMRNFSDLRNGMDRSGSTAVGVMISPKHVYFINCGDSRAVLYRNGQVCFSTQDHKPCNPREKERIQNAGGSVMIQRVNGSLAVSRALGDYDYKCVDGKGPTEQLVSPEPEVYEILRAEEDEFIILACDGIWDVMSNEELCEFVKSRLEVSDDLENVCNWVVDTCLHKGSRDNMSIVLVCFSNAPKVSDEAVRKDSELDKYLESRVEEIMKKSGEGGMPDLAHVVRILSAENIPNLPPGGGLAGKRNVIEAVYSRLNPHRESDGASDEAEESGSQGKLVEALRQMRINHRGNYRQLLEEMLTSYRLAKVEGEESPAEPAAAAASSNSDAGNPVAMQESHTESKSDLAELDSCNEDAGTKMSGEKI; this is translated from the exons ATGGGTGCATTTTTGGATAAACCTAAAACTGAGAAACATAATGCTCATGGTGCTGGGAATGGTTTACGTTATGGCCTGAGCAGCATGCAAGGATGGAGAGTGGAAATGGAAGATGCACACACAGCTGTTGTAGGTATTCCTCACGGCTTGGAGGACTGGTCATTTTTTGCAGTTTATGATGGTCACGCTGGATCCCGAGTAGCAAATTATTGCTCAACACATTTATTAGAACACATCACTAATAACGAAGACTTTAGGGCAGCTGGAAAATCAGGATCTGCTCTTGAGCCTTCAGTGGAAAACGTCAAGAATGGTATCAGAACTGGCTTTTTGAAAATCGATGAATACATGCGTAACTTTTCAGACCTCAGAAATGGCATGGACAGGAGCGGTTCAACTGCCGTGGGAGTTATGATTTCACCTAAGCATGTCTACTTTATCAACTGTGGCGATTCACGTGCTGTTCTGTATAGGAATGGACAAGTCTGCTTTTCTACCCAGGATCACAAACCTTGCAACCCAAGGGAGAAGGAGCGAATCCAAAATGCAGGAGGCAGCGTAATGATACAGCGTGTTAATGGATCGTTAGCAGTATCTCGTGCTCTGGGGGACTATGATTACAAGTGTGTTGATGGCAAGGGTCCAACAGAACAACTTGTTTCTCCAGAGCCTGAGGTTTATGAAATTTTAAGAGCAGAAGAGGATGAGTTTATCATCTTGGCTTGTGATGGGATCTGGGATGTTATGAGTAATGAGGAGCTCTGTGAATTTGTTAAATCTAGGCTTGAGGTATCTGATGACCTGGAAAATGTGTGCAATTGGGTAGTGGACACTTGTTTACATAAG GGAAGTCGAGATAACATGAGTATTGTACTAGTTTGCTTTTCAAATGCCCCCAAGGTCTCAGACGAAGCAGTGAGAAAAGATTCAGAGTTGGATAAGTACTTGGAATCACGGGTAGAAG AAATTATGAAGAAGTCTGGTGAGGGAGGAATGCCTGATCTTGCCCATGTCGTGCGCATCTTGTCTGCAGAAAATATCCCAAATTTGCCTCCTGGGGGAGGTCTTGCTGGCAA GCGCAACGTTATTGAAGCTGTTTATAGTAGGCTGAATCCACATAGAGAAAGTGATGgg gccTCCGATGAAGCAGAGGAAAGTGGATCACAGGGAAAATTGGTGGAAGCTCTCAGGCAAATGAGAATTAATCATAGGGGCAACTACCGACAACTTCTGGAGGAGATGCTGACTAGTTACAGGCTAGCTAAAGTAGAGGGAGAAGAAAGCCCTGCTGAACCAGCTGCTGCCGCTGCTTCTTCGAACAGTGATGCTGGAAACCCAGTGGCAATGCAGGAAAGCCATACTGAATCAAAGAGTGATCTTGCTGAACTAGACAGCTGTAATGAAGATGCAGGGACAAAGATGAGTGGTGAAAAAATATGA